A DNA window from Halomonas zincidurans B6 contains the following coding sequences:
- the cheW gene encoding chemotaxis protein CheW — MTTVTQTVSPTDKAHNADAHSREFLVFSLGSEEYAVDILKVQEIRGYENVTRIANAPDFIKGVTNLRGVIVPIVDLRIKFHLDNVEYGGQTVVIVVNVGERIVGIVVDGVSDVMTLTPEQIKPAPEFGVTLSSDYLSGLGSLEDRMLVLVDIDKLLTSEEMALVDSVKK, encoded by the coding sequence ATGACCACCGTTACCCAAACTGTCTCGCCGACCGACAAGGCGCACAACGCTGACGCCCATAGCCGCGAATTCCTGGTGTTCTCGCTGGGCAGCGAAGAATACGCCGTGGACATTCTCAAGGTTCAGGAGATCCGCGGTTACGAGAACGTCACGCGCATCGCCAATGCCCCCGATTTCATCAAGGGCGTGACCAACCTGCGCGGCGTGATCGTGCCGATTGTCGATCTGCGCATCAAGTTCCACCTCGACAACGTCGAGTATGGCGGCCAGACCGTGGTCATCGTGGTCAATGTCGGTGAGCGCATCGTCGGCATCGTGGTCGACGGTGTGTCCGACGTGATGACCCTGACTCCCGAGCAGATCAAGCCGGCGCCCGAGTTCGGCGTGACGCTGTCCTCGGATTACCTGAGCGGGCTCGGCAGCCTCGAAGACCGCATGCTGGTACTCGTCGATATCGACAAGCTGCTCACCAGCGAGGAAATGGCCCTGGTCGATAGCGTCAAGAAGTGA
- the motB gene encoding flagellar motor protein MotB — protein sequence MSDHRPIIVKRKKVKAKGHHGGSWKIAYADFMTALMALFLVLWILSTASESELASIAEYFRTPLPVAMAGGDKSTASTSAIPGGGPDPKYSEGERQRIDTRLQTRPSDEQRRLLGLERRIESVIQSKPQLRDLRSQLRMEMTPEGLRIQIVDTDRRPMFKLGSDQVEDYMRDILRAIAPVLNELPNRISLSGHTDSLPYVGGEQGYSNWELSTDRANASRRELVAGGLDADKLLRVAGMGSRVPLNAQDTTDPINRRISIVVLDRKTADAIEFQSGPSSPVLPETGASILPEELNTVPALNPGLPVAEQAPNDPLTRVD from the coding sequence ATGAGTGACCATCGGCCAATCATCGTCAAACGCAAGAAGGTAAAGGCCAAGGGGCATCATGGCGGTTCCTGGAAGATCGCCTACGCCGACTTCATGACCGCGCTGATGGCCTTGTTCCTGGTGCTATGGATTCTCTCCACGGCGAGCGAATCGGAGCTGGCGAGCATTGCCGAATATTTCCGCACGCCCTTGCCGGTAGCGATGGCGGGCGGCGACAAGTCGACGGCGAGTACCAGCGCGATTCCCGGCGGCGGTCCCGATCCTAAATACAGCGAGGGTGAGCGCCAGCGCATCGATACGCGTCTGCAGACCCGGCCCAGCGACGAGCAGCGTCGCCTGCTGGGCCTCGAACGGCGTATCGAATCGGTAATCCAGAGCAAGCCTCAATTGCGCGATCTACGCTCGCAGCTACGCATGGAAATGACTCCCGAGGGATTGCGCATCCAGATCGTCGATACCGATAGGCGGCCGATGTTCAAGTTGGGTAGCGACCAGGTCGAGGATTACATGCGCGACATCCTTCGGGCGATCGCCCCGGTGCTCAATGAATTGCCCAACCGGATAAGTCTGAGTGGGCACACCGACAGTCTGCCGTATGTCGGCGGCGAGCAGGGCTACAGCAACTGGGAGCTGTCCACCGATCGTGCCAATGCCTCGCGGCGGGAACTGGTGGCCGGCGGCCTGGATGCCGACAAATTGCTGCGCGTGGCCGGCATGGGCTCGCGGGTGCCATTGAATGCGCAGGACACCACGGACCCGATCAATCGCCGCATCAGCATCGTGGTGCTGGACCGCAAGACCGCCGATGCCATCGAATTCCAGAGCGGCCCGTCTAGCCCGGTTCTGCCAGAAACCGGGGCATCCATTCTGCCCGAAGAGCTGAATACTGTGCCCGCCTTGAACCCGGGGTTGCCTGTCGCTGAGCAAGCGCCCAATGACCCTTTGACCCGAGTGGATTAG
- a CDS encoding EscU/YscU/HrcU family type III secretion system export apparatus switch protein, giving the protein MSHGRDSDGRRQAVALAYRDGDQAPHVIAKGYGELAERIVAEASRQGIFVHDAPELVGLLMQIDLDERIPPMLYQVIAELLVWVHELDQNVANPRQLR; this is encoded by the coding sequence ATGAGCCATGGGCGAGACTCCGATGGCCGTCGTCAGGCCGTGGCGCTGGCTTACCGGGATGGCGATCAGGCGCCGCATGTCATCGCCAAGGGTTATGGCGAACTGGCCGAGCGAATCGTCGCCGAGGCCAGTCGCCAAGGTATCTTCGTGCATGACGCGCCGGAACTGGTCGGTCTGCTCATGCAGATCGACCTCGATGAGCGTATCCCTCCCATGCTTTATCAAGTCATCGCCGAGCTGCTGGTCTGGGTCCATGAGCTCGACCAGAATGTCGCAAATCCACGACAACTTCGTTGA
- the cheA gene encoding chemotaxis protein CheA, with translation MDITDFYDTFFEEAEELLGDMERHLLDLDVDDPDPELLNAIFRAAHSIKGGAGTFGFVVLQETTHILENLLDHTRRGELTLRRDIVDTFLEAKDMLHEQMNAYRNGVEPDPVAFERICNTLKQLALDELGKSMGEPAAQAQAASGPEVAAPVSTAGDEAGPGAATDEADVNDSDAQNADEVLRVSLLGVGEKDRQLLVEELGQLGTILSQQGDAQRYDVELSASISAEDIEAVMCFIVEPEQLAIERVAKPAPEEGVEASASVRPEPAGQASDEPAEQLADTSAAVASNATTPKPVESKAPAAKNKASESSSIRVPVDKVDQIINLVGELIITQAMLDQTASEIDGVTHSSLHNGLNLLQRNARDLQEAVMSIRMMPMDYVFSRFPRLVRDLAAKLGKDIELITEGKSTELDKSLIERIIDPLTHLVRNSLDHGIEMPDAREAAGKPRGGKLTLSAQHQGGNILIEVIDDGAGLSRQKILAKAENNGIAVSDSMSDDDVWQLIFAPGFSTAEQVSDVSGRGVGMDVVKRNIQAMGGHVEIMSREGRGTTTRIVLPLTLAILDGMSIKVGEEMFILPLGAVLESLQPSRAELYSMAGDDLLLKVRDEYLPVIALHHVLDVANARTDITESIVVIVQGEGRRYALVVDDLVGQQQVVVKNLETNYRKVPGISAATILGDGSVALILDIADLHRLSRRKSTPRSAVTNTPIQEVIPS, from the coding sequence ATGGATATCACTGATTTCTATGACACCTTTTTCGAAGAGGCCGAGGAGCTCCTGGGCGATATGGAGCGCCACCTGCTGGATTTGGATGTCGACGACCCCGACCCGGAACTGCTCAACGCGATCTTTCGCGCCGCGCATTCCATCAAGGGTGGGGCGGGGACCTTCGGCTTCGTCGTGCTGCAGGAAACCACCCATATCCTCGAGAACCTGCTTGACCATACCCGCCGGGGCGAGCTGACCCTGCGTCGGGACATCGTCGATACCTTTCTGGAAGCGAAGGATATGTTGCACGAACAGATGAACGCCTATCGCAACGGCGTCGAGCCCGACCCGGTGGCCTTCGAGCGGATCTGCAATACGCTGAAGCAGCTGGCGCTCGATGAGCTGGGCAAGTCGATGGGCGAGCCCGCCGCCCAGGCTCAGGCGGCGAGCGGGCCCGAGGTTGCAGCGCCCGTCAGCACTGCCGGCGACGAAGCGGGGCCTGGCGCAGCGACGGACGAAGCCGACGTTAATGACAGCGATGCGCAGAACGCCGACGAGGTGCTGCGTGTATCGTTGCTCGGCGTCGGCGAGAAGGATCGCCAGCTGCTGGTCGAGGAGCTCGGTCAACTGGGCACGATTCTCTCCCAGCAGGGCGACGCCCAACGCTACGACGTCGAGCTGAGCGCGAGCATCAGCGCCGAGGATATCGAGGCGGTGATGTGCTTTATCGTCGAGCCCGAGCAGTTGGCCATCGAGCGTGTCGCGAAGCCGGCCCCAGAAGAGGGCGTAGAGGCCAGCGCTTCAGTGCGGCCCGAGCCGGCTGGCCAAGCCAGCGATGAGCCGGCCGAGCAGCTCGCAGACACCTCGGCAGCGGTTGCAAGCAACGCGACGACGCCCAAGCCCGTCGAAAGCAAGGCGCCCGCGGCCAAGAACAAGGCCAGCGAGTCGAGCTCGATCCGTGTTCCGGTCGACAAGGTCGACCAGATCATCAATCTGGTCGGCGAGCTGATCATCACCCAGGCGATGCTCGACCAGACCGCCAGCGAAATCGATGGCGTGACACACAGCTCGCTGCACAATGGGCTCAACCTGCTGCAGCGCAACGCCCGCGACCTGCAGGAAGCGGTCATGTCGATCCGCATGATGCCCATGGATTACGTGTTCAGTCGCTTTCCGCGGCTGGTCCGCGATCTTGCCGCCAAGCTCGGCAAGGATATCGAGCTGATCACCGAAGGCAAGTCCACCGAACTCGACAAGAGCCTGATCGAGCGCATCATCGATCCGCTCACGCACCTGGTGCGCAACAGTCTCGATCATGGCATCGAGATGCCCGACGCCCGTGAAGCGGCGGGCAAGCCGCGCGGCGGCAAACTGACGCTTTCGGCACAGCACCAGGGCGGCAATATCCTGATCGAGGTCATCGACGATGGCGCGGGTTTGTCGCGCCAGAAGATTCTCGCCAAGGCGGAAAACAACGGTATCGCCGTCTCCGACAGCATGAGCGACGACGACGTCTGGCAGTTGATCTTCGCGCCGGGATTCTCGACCGCCGAACAGGTCAGCGACGTTTCCGGACGTGGCGTGGGCATGGACGTGGTCAAGCGCAACATCCAGGCGATGGGCGGTCATGTCGAGATCATGTCCCGCGAAGGCCGCGGCACCACGACGCGCATCGTGCTGCCGCTGACCCTGGCGATTCTCGACGGCATGTCGATCAAGGTCGGCGAGGAGATGTTCATCCTGCCGCTGGGGGCGGTACTCGAGTCGCTGCAGCCATCCCGCGCCGAGCTGTATTCGATGGCCGGCGACGATCTGCTGCTCAAGGTGCGCGACGAGTACCTGCCGGTGATCGCCCTGCATCACGTGCTTGACGTGGCCAACGCGCGTACCGACATCACCGAAAGCATCGTGGTGATCGTGCAGGGCGAGGGGCGTCGTTACGCCCTGGTCGTCGACGATCTGGTCGGCCAGCAGCAGGTCGTGGTCAAGAATCTCGAAACCAATTACCGCAAGGTGCCGGGGATTTCCGCGGCGACCATTCTCGGTGATGGCAGCGTTGCATTGATCCTGGACATCGCCGATCTCCATCGTCTCAGCCGGCGCAAGAGCACACCGCGCTCTGCCGTCACCAACACGCCTATTCAAGAGGTGATTCCGTCATGA
- the flhD gene encoding flagellar transcriptional regulator FlhD: protein MPIDSLLSDIQDTNLSYLLLVQRLLNEDRATAMFRLKLDESMADLLASLSVKQLSQLARSNQLLCRLCFDEPEQLTRLIEDPRDQGLGQIHAALSMASRQPSASPVRMSRR, encoded by the coding sequence ATGCCGATCGATAGCCTCCTGAGCGACATTCAGGATACCAACCTTTCCTATTTGCTGCTGGTCCAGCGATTGCTCAACGAGGACCGGGCCACCGCCATGTTCAGGCTCAAGCTCGACGAGTCGATGGCTGACTTGCTGGCCTCGCTGTCGGTCAAGCAGCTTAGCCAGCTTGCGCGCTCCAACCAGCTGCTGTGCCGGCTGTGCTTCGACGAGCCCGAGCAGCTCACCCGACTTATCGAGGATCCGCGCGATCAGGGGCTGGGTCAGATCCATGCCGCGTTGTCGATGGCATCGCGACAGCCAAGCGCCTCCCCCGTTCGCATGAGTCGGAGGTGA
- a CDS encoding CheR family methyltransferase, producing the protein MAGSATSASLERDLTMTDTDFDRVRKLIYQRAGIVLAEHKREMVYSRLARRLRHHKLTLFSEYLARLERQPDSKEWEAFTNALTTNLTAFFREAHHFPLLANHVAASTAPVRIWCAAASTGEEPYSIAMTLHEALGTRAREARIVSTDIDTEALAKAREAVYPLEQVLKLSEARRKQFFLRGGGARAGLARIRPELTALVELRQLNLLAPNWGLDGGFDAIFCRNIMIYFDKQTQAKILERFVPLLKPNGLLFAGHSENFSYISQAFRLRGQTVYELASQPSSRPSASR; encoded by the coding sequence ATGGCAGGGAGCGCCACGAGCGCTTCCCTGGAGCGCGATCTGACCATGACCGATACGGACTTCGATCGCGTGCGCAAGCTGATCTATCAGCGCGCCGGCATCGTCTTGGCGGAGCACAAGCGCGAGATGGTCTACAGCCGCCTCGCGCGGCGCTTGCGCCACCACAAGCTGACGCTGTTCTCGGAGTATCTGGCGCGCCTCGAGCGTCAGCCCGACTCCAAGGAGTGGGAGGCCTTCACCAATGCGCTGACCACCAACCTGACGGCATTTTTCCGCGAAGCGCATCACTTTCCGCTGCTCGCCAACCATGTGGCGGCCAGTACGGCGCCGGTGCGTATCTGGTGCGCGGCGGCCTCGACCGGCGAGGAGCCGTATTCCATCGCCATGACGCTGCACGAGGCGTTGGGGACGCGTGCCCGCGAGGCGCGAATCGTGTCCACCGACATCGATACCGAGGCGTTGGCCAAGGCCCGTGAGGCAGTCTATCCCCTCGAGCAGGTGCTCAAGTTGAGCGAGGCGCGGCGCAAGCAGTTCTTCCTGCGCGGCGGTGGCGCTCGCGCCGGCCTGGCGCGAATACGTCCCGAGCTGACTGCCCTGGTCGAACTGCGCCAGCTCAACCTGTTGGCGCCGAACTGGGGGCTGGATGGCGGCTTCGATGCGATTTTCTGCCGCAACATCATGATCTATTTCGACAAGCAGACCCAGGCGAAAATCCTCGAGCGTTTCGTGCCATTGCTCAAGCCCAACGGACTGCTGTTTGCCGGCCATTCCGAGAATTTTTCCTACATCAGCCAGGCGTTCCGGCTGCGCGGCCAGACCGTCTACGAGTTGGCTTCGCAACCCTCAAGTCGTCCATCGGCAAGCCGATAA
- the flhC gene encoding flagellar transcriptional regulator FlhC, with amino-acid sequence MADKSLVTEMHQVQMAIELIELGARLQVLETETDLSRARLIKLYKEVRGMSPPKGMLPFSTDWFITWLPNIHSSLFYNIYQRLIEDHDCERMGAFVRAFRLYLEQLSLESAEPVLGLTRAWTLVRFFESDLLELCECTSCQASFVVHAHTPAQSFVCGICQPPSRAGKTRKRREAAAHAPARQADQLTITALVELEEAADRRSA; translated from the coding sequence ATGGCTGACAAGAGCCTGGTTACAGAGATGCATCAGGTACAGATGGCCATCGAGTTGATTGAACTCGGCGCTCGCCTGCAAGTATTGGAAACCGAGACCGATCTCAGCCGTGCCCGTTTGATCAAGCTCTACAAGGAAGTTCGTGGCATGTCGCCGCCCAAGGGCATGCTGCCATTTTCCACCGACTGGTTCATTACCTGGCTGCCCAACATTCATTCATCGCTTTTCTACAATATCTATCAGCGCTTGATTGAAGATCACGACTGCGAACGCATGGGGGCCTTCGTTCGCGCCTTTCGCCTTTACCTCGAACAGCTCTCCCTGGAAAGTGCCGAACCGGTGCTCGGCCTGACCCGGGCCTGGACGCTGGTGCGCTTCTTCGAAAGCGATCTGCTCGAACTGTGCGAATGTACCAGCTGCCAGGCAAGCTTCGTCGTGCATGCGCATACCCCCGCCCAATCGTTCGTCTGCGGTATCTGTCAGCCGCCGTCGCGCGCCGGCAAGACGCGCAAGCGCCGTGAAGCCGCTGCCCATGCCCCGGCCAGGCAGGCCGACCAGCTGACCATAACGGCGCTGGTCGAACTCGAGGAGGCAGCCGATAGGCGAAGCGCCTGA
- a CDS encoding methyl-accepting chemotaxis protein produces MRNNQPISQREYVLDDEHYLISRTDLKGRITYANPAFVEVSGFAREELIGAPHSLVRHPDMPEAAFANLWETLEAGESWRGLVKNRRKDGDHYWVNASVTPIFEAGELQGYASVRVKAEPEACAYAERIYAQLRAGKSGGVKLVRGQIVRRGMIGWLSRVRLRSLQGRMATMIALAVLLLVASGALGLYGLQTSAERLQSVNDNGLKDVARLQRIDQLMNRGRSMLAGPVSNPMAGDFEDTVAKVEEMAVEINVVWDNYMAREVNQTQEAATFAEGLENYLEAGLLATTQSLTDGESYQAYLAYNDVLKPEGERLSAIVSGLVSAKQEAAQALVEQARKIKERIIAAQLILGLVGLLLLIVMGAMSMRAIRRPLNESKRFTLQISAGNLAATMPGNRNDEIGELMASLNIMRLSLASIVKDVDRSVGIVRPASRDIADGNEDLSSRTEQQAASLQETASSMEQMTATVKQNASNAREASGLSSNAASSVRESGEVMNEVVDTMGRITDSSRKVSEIIGVIDSIAFQTNILALNASVEAARAGEQGRGFAVVASEVRNLAGRSADAAREIRALIDGSAQEIDSGAALVKRAERSIESVVGAVLKVNDIMGEIASASDEQTGGIDQINQAIAQMDEVTQQNAERVQSSARAAQSLDEQVSRLADAVAVLRLAGSGKESVDRASRFKAAERRRELSHATSESAASSAKPARTPARLAGSESEWEAF; encoded by the coding sequence ATGCGCAACAACCAGCCCATCAGCCAACGCGAATACGTGCTCGACGACGAGCACTACCTGATCTCGCGGACCGATCTCAAGGGGCGCATCACCTATGCCAACCCGGCCTTCGTCGAGGTCAGCGGCTTTGCCCGGGAGGAGCTGATCGGTGCTCCGCACAGCCTGGTGCGCCACCCGGACATGCCCGAAGCGGCGTTTGCCAATCTCTGGGAAACGCTGGAAGCCGGCGAATCCTGGCGTGGCCTGGTCAAGAACCGGCGCAAGGATGGCGATCATTACTGGGTCAACGCCAGCGTCACGCCGATCTTCGAGGCGGGCGAGCTGCAGGGCTATGCCTCGGTGCGCGTCAAGGCCGAGCCCGAGGCCTGCGCCTACGCCGAACGGATCTACGCGCAGTTGCGTGCCGGCAAGAGCGGGGGAGTCAAGCTGGTGCGCGGGCAGATCGTGCGCCGCGGGATGATCGGTTGGCTGAGCCGGGTACGCCTGCGCTCGCTGCAGGGGCGCATGGCGACGATGATCGCGCTGGCGGTGCTGTTGCTGGTGGCCAGTGGCGCGTTGGGCCTCTACGGTCTGCAAACCTCGGCTGAGCGCCTGCAGTCGGTCAACGACAACGGCCTCAAGGACGTCGCCCGGTTGCAGCGGATCGATCAATTGATGAACCGTGGTCGGTCGATGCTGGCTGGTCCGGTGAGCAACCCCATGGCCGGTGACTTCGAGGACACGGTCGCCAAGGTCGAGGAGATGGCCGTGGAGATCAACGTGGTGTGGGACAACTACATGGCTCGTGAAGTCAACCAAACCCAAGAGGCGGCGACGTTCGCCGAAGGGCTCGAAAATTACCTCGAGGCGGGATTGCTGGCGACCACTCAGAGCCTGACCGACGGCGAGTCCTATCAGGCCTACCTGGCCTATAACGATGTGCTGAAACCGGAAGGCGAGCGGTTGAGTGCCATTGTCAGCGGCCTGGTCTCGGCCAAGCAGGAGGCGGCCCAGGCATTGGTCGAGCAGGCTCGAAAGATCAAGGAGCGGATCATTGCCGCCCAGCTGATCCTGGGTCTGGTGGGGTTGTTGCTGTTGATCGTCATGGGGGCCATGAGCATGCGCGCGATACGCCGGCCGCTCAATGAATCCAAGCGTTTCACCTTGCAGATTTCCGCCGGCAATCTGGCGGCGACCATGCCTGGCAATCGCAACGACGAGATCGGCGAACTGATGGCCTCGCTGAACATCATGCGTCTGAGCCTGGCGAGCATCGTCAAGGATGTCGATCGCAGTGTGGGCATCGTGCGCCCGGCGTCGCGGGACATCGCCGATGGCAACGAGGATCTGTCGTCGCGCACCGAGCAGCAGGCCGCGTCGCTGCAGGAAACCGCCTCGAGCATGGAGCAGATGACCGCCACGGTGAAGCAGAACGCCTCCAATGCCCGCGAGGCCAGTGGCCTGTCGAGCAACGCCGCGAGCTCGGTGCGCGAGAGCGGCGAGGTGATGAACGAGGTGGTCGACACCATGGGCCGGATCACCGACAGCTCGCGCAAGGTTTCCGAGATCATCGGGGTGATCGACTCGATCGCCTTTCAGACCAACATCCTGGCGCTCAACGCCTCGGTCGAGGCGGCGCGGGCCGGCGAGCAGGGCCGCGGCTTCGCGGTGGTCGCCAGCGAAGTGCGCAACCTGGCCGGGCGCAGCGCCGACGCCGCTCGCGAGATCCGCGCGCTGATCGACGGTTCCGCCCAGGAGATCGACAGCGGTGCGGCGCTGGTCAAGCGCGCCGAGCGCTCGATCGAGAGCGTGGTCGGCGCGGTGCTCAAGGTCAACGACATCATGGGCGAGATCGCCTCGGCCTCCGACGAGCAGACCGGCGGCATCGACCAGATCAACCAGGCGATCGCCCAGATGGACGAGGTGACCCAGCAGAACGCCGAACGCGTGCAGAGTTCGGCGCGTGCGGCGCAAAGCCTCGATGAGCAAGTGAGCAGGCTGGCCGACGCGGTGGCGGTGTTGCGCCTGGCGGGCAGCGGCAAGGAGAGCGTCGATCGGGCGAGTCGCTTCAAGGCGGCCGAGCGCCGTCGCGAACTCAGCCATGCGACTTCGGAAAGCGCTGCCTCGTCAGCGAAGCCGGCCAGGACTCCAGCGCGCCTCGCCGGCAGTGAATCCGAATGGGAGGCCTTTTGA
- a CDS encoding methyl-accepting chemotaxis protein: MKLLDNMTVKVSWLLVLMVFSALLVGVSALGWYAVQYSQQALGTLNRVNVEQQATLNRVNSQLLNLRLTIQNEYARMTGSTWGSQASQLDSLPARLDEVRETFAQFKAIPVQPGHQALVERIKTNFQSLVDEALTPQVAALSDMDLAAYSEFAGPLQELSDAFYDSAVAFFGTAEAEGRALYGEFHSMAVALKVAIGVALMVALAMILGVLWGITKNVIRPLERVVAHFERMAEGDLSAPVERRGSNEIGKLFSALERMQDGLSRTVGNVRRSSQSIYRDSQSIANGNNDLSARTEQQAASLAETASSMEQLTSTVDQNADNARQASQLAESAAQTAERGGSVVGQVVDTMRDISDSSHKVVDIIDVIDSIAFQTNILALNASVEAARAGEQGRGFAVVADEVRNLASRSASAAKEIRGLIEASVSRVDTGSQLVDQAGSTMTDIVTAVQRVNDIMEEIAAASQEQSNGIGQTNQAISQMDQVTQQNASLVQESAHAAATLAQEAERLRESVAQFQLAREQQASAEAATRPSARAAASQAALPARRQGSPTPPARSEELDWESF; this comes from the coding sequence ATGAAGCTACTCGATAACATGACCGTCAAGGTCAGCTGGCTGCTGGTATTGATGGTGTTCAGTGCATTGCTGGTGGGCGTCAGTGCGCTGGGCTGGTACGCCGTGCAGTACAGCCAGCAGGCGTTGGGCACGCTGAATCGTGTCAATGTCGAACAGCAAGCGACTCTCAATCGGGTCAACAGTCAACTGCTCAATCTGCGCTTGACCATTCAGAACGAATACGCACGGATGACCGGTTCGACCTGGGGATCGCAGGCATCCCAGCTCGATTCATTGCCGGCCCGGCTCGACGAGGTGCGCGAGACCTTCGCACAGTTCAAGGCCATTCCGGTACAGCCCGGGCACCAGGCGCTGGTCGAAAGGATCAAGACCAACTTCCAATCCCTGGTCGATGAGGCGCTGACCCCGCAGGTGGCGGCATTGAGCGACATGGATCTTGCCGCCTACAGCGAGTTCGCAGGGCCCTTGCAGGAACTCAGCGATGCCTTCTATGACAGCGCCGTGGCCTTTTTCGGGACGGCCGAAGCCGAAGGCCGCGCGCTGTATGGCGAATTCCACAGCATGGCGGTTGCGCTGAAGGTCGCCATTGGCGTGGCGCTGATGGTGGCGCTTGCGATGATCCTGGGCGTGCTGTGGGGTATCACCAAAAACGTCATTCGCCCGCTGGAGCGTGTCGTCGCTCATTTCGAGCGGATGGCCGAGGGCGACTTGTCGGCACCCGTCGAACGCCGCGGCAGCAACGAGATCGGCAAGCTGTTCTCGGCGCTGGAACGCATGCAGGACGGGCTGTCGCGCACCGTCGGCAATGTGCGGCGCAGCAGCCAGTCGATCTATCGCGATTCGCAGAGCATCGCCAATGGCAACAATGACCTGTCGGCGCGTACCGAGCAGCAGGCTGCCTCGCTGGCCGAGACTGCCTCGAGCATGGAGCAGCTGACCTCGACCGTCGACCAGAACGCCGACAATGCCCGCCAGGCCAGCCAGCTTGCCGAGAGCGCCGCCCAGACGGCCGAGCGCGGCGGCAGCGTGGTCGGTCAGGTCGTCGATACCATGCGCGATATCAGCGATAGCTCGCACAAGGTCGTCGATATCATCGATGTGATCGACTCGATCGCCTTCCAGACCAATATCCTGGCGCTCAACGCCTCGGTCGAGGCGGCGCGGGCCGGCGAGCAGGGCCGCGGCTTCGCGGTGGTCGCCGACGAAGTGCGCAACCTGGCCAGCCGCAGCGCCAGCGCCGCCAAGGAAATTCGCGGGCTGATCGAGGCCTCGGTATCGCGGGTCGATACCGGCTCGCAACTGGTCGATCAAGCCGGCAGCACCATGACCGATATCGTCACCGCCGTGCAGCGCGTCAACGACATCATGGAAGAGATTGCCGCCGCCTCGCAGGAGCAGAGCAACGGCATCGGCCAGACCAACCAGGCGATCAGCCAGATGGATCAGGTCACCCAGCAGAATGCCTCGCTGGTGCAGGAGTCGGCGCACGCCGCCGCCACGTTGGCTCAGGAGGCCGAGCGGCTGCGCGAATCCGTGGCCCAGTTTCAGCTCGCCCGGGAGCAGCAGGCCAGCGCCGAGGCCGCCACCCGGCCGTCAGCCAGGGCAGCCGCGAGCCAGGCCGCCTTGCCGGCGCGTCGTCAGGGTTCGCCCACCCCCCCAGCCAGGAGCGAGGAACTCGATTGGGAGTCGTTCTGA
- the motA gene encoding flagellar motor stator protein MotA: MLITLGYLIVLGSVFGGYWMIGGYLGALYQPPEILMIVGAAMGAFVASNNGKAIRATLRSFSKLKRTNKYNKAMYMELLALQYKLLSRARRDGMLAIERDIDDPQNSALFGEYPRLLGDPMLMAFLTDYLRLMVSGNMDPFEIDALMEHEIETFQHEAEIPSHALHAVGDGLPAFGIVAAVMGVVYALGSADQGAGEMGILIANALVGTFLGILLAYGFINPLAGRILHQVTEAVKMLQCIRVTLMASLNGYAPQLAVEFGRKALFTAERPTFDELEDHVRSTKNSTGGS; encoded by the coding sequence GTGTTAATTACCCTTGGTTATCTTATTGTTCTTGGCTCCGTGTTCGGGGGCTACTGGATGATTGGCGGGTACTTGGGCGCCCTCTATCAGCCGCCCGAAATCCTCATGATCGTCGGAGCAGCCATGGGGGCCTTCGTGGCGTCCAACAACGGCAAGGCGATCAGGGCAACCTTACGCTCTTTCTCCAAGCTCAAGCGTACCAACAAGTACAACAAGGCCATGTACATGGAGTTGCTGGCCTTGCAGTACAAGCTGCTTTCCAGGGCGCGCCGCGACGGCATGCTGGCAATCGAACGCGATATCGACGATCCGCAAAACAGTGCGCTGTTCGGCGAATACCCCAGGCTGCTCGGCGATCCAATGCTCATGGCTTTTTTGACCGACTACCTGCGCTTGATGGTCAGCGGCAACATGGATCCCTTCGAGATCGATGCGCTCATGGAACACGAAATCGAGACCTTCCAGCACGAAGCCGAAATTCCCTCCCACGCGTTGCATGCGGTCGGCGATGGCCTGCCGGCATTCGGTATCGTCGCCGCGGTCATGGGCGTGGTGTACGCGCTGGGCTCCGCCGACCAGGGCGCGGGCGAGATGGGTATCCTGATCGCCAATGCGCTGGTCGGTACCTTTCTGGGCATTCTGCTGGCCTATGGCTTCATCAACCCGTTGGCCGGGCGGATCCTGCATCAGGTCACCGAAGCGGTGAAGATGCTGCAGTGCATCCGCGTCACGCTGATGGCGAGCCTCAATGGCTACGCGCCGCAGCTGGCGGTGGAGTTCGGGCGCAAGGCGCTGTTCACCGCCGAACGGCCGACGTTCGATGAACTGGAAGATCATGTGCGCTCGACCAAGAATTCTACGGGTGGCTCATGA